tgaatctgaatctgaatctgaactagtgcctatgccaaatcttggtattagttgtcaaagcggaccccaggctcccatgagccgtggcaaaatgccgggataacgcaaggaagaaaAAGAATTGCACTTGCGTAGGCATATTATATTAAAGTAACTGGGCGACAGGGCGTCCCAGCTTCGTTCAGAGTTCGACCGGGACCGGAACTGGACTGGAactaaggctaagctagatcgcTTATTCATCCCTGATAACCACACATAACAAAAATgaaatcgttagagctgttTCCGAGATTGCTGATATACATCATATATTGCTTGTTTAAAGATTTTAGATAAATTTCTGTTATTTTCCTTTACAGATACCAGAAAATGACATACTACCTAGGCAATTCTGCTATGATTGTACAATAAAAATAGAATCATCATTCACATTTATAAAAGAGGCTCAACATGTCAACGAGACTCTCACAAACCTGTTGACTCAACGGACTGTTATAGTGGAGCCAATAAAGCGTTCAGAACAGAAAGATGTACCAGATGATGAAGTTTCTACATTTGAACCTGAAGACACAGTAACCGATGAGCCTCCAGACACAATAGAAGCCGTAGAAACACAAGAAAAAACAGAGACAGTGTCAAATCAGAAGCATGTCTGTGCAGTTTGTAAGAAAATGTTCCTGTCTAAGGTCTGGTTTGAGAAGCATATGAGGAATCAGCACAATGGAAAGGTCTATAGCTGTCCACAATGCCCTAAGAGTAAGTAACTAAGTCACATGGCTTAAAATTATAATACTTCTATGTAAGTCTACTTAAGGGAACTAAATCTGTTCTTCACTtttccttggcttaacattggacaaacatctacaatggagtcctcatataaggaaactagcaaacaaattaagttcagccgcacacgccgttaggagaatcaggcaactgactaatgttgagacagctcgcctagtgtatcatagttattttcacagtgtaatgtcatacggtattctggtttggggcaaagcagctgacatacagactatctttgtattacaaaagagagccattcgttctatttacaacttaggaacacgtgaatcagtaagagaactcttcaaagaaattaatatcttaactatagcttcccaatacatttatgatagtataatttatgttgttaagaatttagactgtttcactaagaattctgatattcataattataacactagaaacaaaaataagcttgccataaagaagtttcgtgtccgtaaagtacagaagtcatttgttgggcaatgcattcatttttataataagttacctgacactgctttgagattacccctcccagctcttaagaactacttaaaaaaatcattgatgttaaaggcttattacagagtcgaggactatttgacagacaaacatgcatggcccgaaccagaaactacaaaaaacgaatagcaattaaaataattgtattatgtatagaggacacagttcagataagaaagcacatcaaatattttatattttatgttgtgtaggtaaattacatatttaatgatattgagattcatattatctttttcttctgtgacaatttgatatgtgttctctgaagaagaacgtattaagcaataatataatttattgaaattaatttccatagagtacctagtctgttcatattctttgatgaatacttttgcatgttaaattgtatcttgttatttaatgcatgttagttataagatgtaatgttttgaaaagaagttgcccgccgagtttcttgccggtcccatagtggatacccccctcccaactgaggggggactgaaatcttctcgaggctgaggcgtagggttagagccggcgtagctttatttgacgttcatatgcgcattgtaatatgcctacttgaaaaataaatatttcattttcatttttcactttACACACAAATTTTGCCTTTATTAAATCGCTTCGAAACAGCTCACTGATCATGATCATACACTTTATCAAAGCATTCTTTCATTGCAAACCATCTAAGAAGTGAAATTGTGCAAAGTGAACTATGATTTAGACGTACCAGCATCAGCTGCCTGtctaaaacgaaataataataatttccaGCATTCCAGCGTCCGTCCCAGCTCTCCGTCCACGCCGTGACACACTCCACTGAGCGGCGGTATGCTTGCTCCTGCGGCAAGCGCTATAAAAGGCGGAAGGAACTCTCGCAACATGCCCGCACTCACGCAGAAGTGCGCCCGTACCAGTGTGACCATTGTAATATGAGGTATGTCTTCATTTCAg
This genomic stretch from Leguminivora glycinivorella isolate SPB_JAAS2020 chromosome Z, LegGlyc_1.1, whole genome shotgun sequence harbors:
- the LOC125241239 gene encoding zinc finger protein 37A-like, with protein sequence MDTSRLCRSCMKEVASWELENFDQRAVFMFTHCTNIQIPENDILPRQFCYDCTIKIESSFTFIKEAQHVNETLTNLLTQRTVIVEPIKRSEQKDVPDDEVSTFEPEDTVTDEPPDTIEAVETQEKTETVSNQKHVCAVCKKMFLSKVWFEKHMRNQHNGKVYSCPQCPKTFQRPSQLSVHAVTHSTERRYACSCGKRYKRRKELSQHARTHAEVRPYQCDHCNMSFKLKSVLKSHLIVHKPDKPHLCYICGWSFKQAGNLAVHMRIHTGAKPHACACGFRAACASSLRRHEARHRARALRCRQCDKRFFDTTALTRHMRSHTGARPYQCPACARSFADSWKRKLHLMRTHRVPLARIPRMRADPRVAA